The proteins below are encoded in one region of Oryzias melastigma strain HK-1 linkage group LG7, ASM292280v2, whole genome shotgun sequence:
- the LOC112158677 gene encoding gastrula zinc finger protein XlCGF8.2DB-like — translation MRTKSDEKPHVSKECDVSFNQTVHLKTHMQTHTGEKLFSCKECDRRFRYMSHLKEHIQTHTGEKPFMCKECDRRFSRMSYLKVHIRTHTGEKPFMCKECDKSFGQKSHLKKHMRTHTGEKLFSCKECDRKFSRMSYLKEHIRSHTGEKPFMCTECDKSFSQISNLQRHMRTHTGEKPFMCKECDSSFGQKSSLKTHIRTHTGEKPFMCKECDKHFIQPSHLKRHMRAHTGEKLFSCKECDKSFNQKCNLKSHMRIHTGEKPFMCEQCDSSFGQKSSLKTHMTAHTGEKPFWCK, via the coding sequence ATGAGAACTAAGTCTGATGAAAAACCTCATGTCTCTAAAGAATGTGACGTAAGTTTTAATCAAACAGtccatctcaaaacacacatgcaaactcatacaggagaaaagcttttttcttgtaaagaatgtgacagaaggtTTAGATATATGTCTCATCTCAAAGAACACATAcaaactcatacaggagagaagccttttatgtgtaaagaatgtgacagaaggtTTAGTCGTATGTCTTATCTCAAAGTACACATacgaactcatacaggagagaaaccttttatgtgtaaagaatgtgataaaagttttggtCAGAAATCTcatcttaaaaaacacatgagaactcatacaggagaaaagcttttttcttgtaaagaatgtgacagaaagTTTAGTCGTATGTCTTATCTCAAAGAACACATACGAagtcatacaggagagaagccttttatgtgtacagaatgtgataaaagttttagtcaaatatctaatctccaaagacacatgagaactcatacaggagagaagccgtttatgtgtaaagaatgtgattcAAGTTTTGGTCAGAAATCaagtctcaaaacacacattagaactcatacaggagagaagccttttatgtgtaaagaatgtgacaaacattttattcaaccatcccatctcaaaagacacatgagagctcatacaggagaaaagcttttttcttgtaaagaatgtgataaaagttttaatcaaaaatgtaatcttaaatcacacatgagaatccatacaggagagaagccttttatgtGTGAACAATGTGATTCAAGTTTTGGTCAGAAATCAAGTCTCAAAACACATATGACagctcatacaggagagaagcctttttggTGTAaataa